In the Streptomyces sp. cg36 genome, one interval contains:
- a CDS encoding polymorphic toxin-type HINT domain-containing protein — protein MRAGSLPVSLAAVANAPLAPRQQAAPPYAVGQTAATVTVLDRKAAQKAGVDGILLTLAPNSGNAARKVRVSVDYDAFADAAGAGYGQRLRLVQLPACVLTTPSKPECRTSTPLVGRNDAEKHTVTADAVAIAGTGTASKSAPLAVGAQALAGGATVLAATAGSASPSGDYKASPLSAASTWSTSLNSGSFSWSYKMPVPPVPTGLTPTVGLSYNSGEIDGRTANTNNQASWAGDGFSIAPGFVERSYKPCGDDGVKTDGVEPGDMCWAYDNATISFDGHSGELIPINDEEWRIKGDDNTRVFHWRQDDRGNGDNDGEYFRATTSDGTRYYFGYNRLTNWTAGKPETKSVESVPVFGNNSGEPCNKATFAESWCQQGRRWNLDLVIDANGNDMTYWYKQEANTYGRNLKETDGTPYVRASVLDHIEYGQQLKDLYSDTVKPMARVDFTTAERCLETNTALCDPAKIDTNRQYWYDTPWDQNCNSGTKCDKGRLSPTFWGRTRLANVTTKTLQTDSSYKPTDSWDLHHKWGTADFDYQLLLDSIQHTGLAGATPVKLPPTTLSYSAQIGRLDKSGDGRPGFYKQRLRTVLDESGGQLDVNYSQAACSWDSLPSPQSNTSRCYPQMYQAGYTDPVTTEWFNKYVVDSVISSDRTGGAVSTQTNYTYFDGGAWAFDDTEGITKEKLKTWSQWRGYGKVRVQTGSSQAMSTQADHYFLRGMDGDRTDPTDKTKTRSVTVSDGEGSKLTDDEAWAGFEYRSETFDKPGGKTLSKSVNKPWKKETAKRVRSWGTSTANLTGTSQTRSFTYLTTDDKWRETRGNTTFDDLGRPVAVEDLGDPSVAADDKCTRTTYADDGWIRTAAIHTETIAADCAATPDRDTHGDGTSVILADTRTRYDGQAYGAAPTRGLVTMTETLKSRSGNTATYVDKTTSYDAYGRPLTVTALASTSVFDPNDTAKAPATTPATAPPTTTTVYTPATGRPTKVAVTSPPATAGNAATSQTSTSYLDLLRGLPYISTDANNLRTDTEYDALGRPLKVWKPNRSKLNNQSPNLQFRYTDAENTIQSVATLTLNNDGSSDTSYTLYDGLGRVRQTQAPGPDGGRILTDTFYDERGQVRLAYAPYHNTAAPSGTLFTVVDADGIETQTATEYDGLGRPVKSTLLSGNGTGIPLATTTTVYGGDRVTVTPPKGATPTTTLSDAQGRTTELRQYQATNPAGPTGPYDSTTYRYDVAGHMTGLTGPQGAQWSWTYDQLGRQTKAMDPDSGTTSKTYNDRGELATTTDGRGKTIANVYDNLSRLLETHEGTANGPLLTSQTWDKIKGQLATSTRHVNIGGTVYPYTTTFNTYDPLYRPTKTTLTVPSIPGQEALAGDYSTSTSYNPDGTVQATSYPAAGSLPAEVVAFTYNKLHQTTAARSNLSTYLADQIYTLTGKPYRSTLNAGGVNTTITNGYEQGTQRLSVSRTDTENTAVPARANAYKYDEAGNVTELSDVSRTGTDRQCFQYDYLARLTEAFTPTDPSCPTTPDGSKLGGPAPYWSSYTYNTDGTRKTETQHNTTGDTSKDQTRTYTYPTAGAAHPHSLLSASTATGATDPVTDSYDYDQAGNTTRRTLNPNAALSSNQAMAWDTEGHLASVTDTVQTKTGTSTVTTKKTTDYVYDPSGNRLTGHTLDTANPADENTTLYLGATELNLAKGAAKPTATRYYPLGAATAVRTNDNKVTFQATDHHGTADISINATDGTATQRRTTPFGEDRGTPPATWAGTKGFVGGTMDTQTGLTHLGAREYDPSLGRFLSVDPVLAADDPQSLDGYAYSNNNPATLSDPSGLRPEGGCGGASSFCETIDGKVHIESWSKDDDAWTLDDHKTKKTWLPGGVTVSDVKNYPKLHRKIMKNLAKYDGEGYRWGRDRVEDYHQYVAAAVNACWDIDECHDSDTYDELFKELRNWELDNIPVFGAGGGDSFLGRPTASGGSKIAGSIRAGRASAAGEMERNVVSIKGCFNSFPAATKVLLADGSTKAIDQLQVGDEVAATDPETGESGAHKVDATIVTPDDTDFTTLTVTSNAASSSRITATDHHPFWAPSTHTWINAGDLKPGMTVRSSKGDQLQVTGVKHFTKLQSAYNLTVRNLHTYYVLAGTTPVLVHNTGPGCDLNISPRYVKTGDLGRYTEGQKTRDPASQWYHEYLSNDELLDGVNKAKPGEGIFVSRDGSILGGHHRWDEIQTRVKDGRIDPNEQIRIDVLGGE, from the coding sequence GTGAGGGCCGGTTCCCTGCCGGTGTCGCTGGCCGCGGTGGCCAACGCCCCGCTCGCCCCGCGCCAGCAGGCCGCACCGCCGTATGCCGTAGGGCAGACGGCTGCCACCGTCACAGTGCTGGACCGCAAGGCCGCCCAGAAGGCCGGAGTGGACGGCATCCTGCTGACCCTTGCCCCCAACAGCGGAAACGCCGCCAGGAAGGTACGGGTCAGTGTCGACTACGACGCATTCGCGGACGCGGCAGGAGCCGGATACGGGCAACGGCTGCGCTTGGTCCAGCTGCCTGCCTGTGTCCTGACCACACCCAGCAAGCCGGAGTGCCGTACCTCCACTCCGCTGGTGGGCCGCAACGATGCGGAGAAGCACACGGTGACCGCCGACGCGGTCGCCATCGCGGGCACTGGCACTGCGTCGAAGTCCGCGCCCTTGGCTGTCGGGGCCCAGGCGCTGGCGGGTGGGGCGACCGTGCTCGCCGCGACGGCAGGATCCGCCAGCCCGTCGGGTGACTACAAGGCGTCCCCTCTGTCGGCGGCGTCGACCTGGAGCACATCGCTGAACAGCGGTTCGTTCTCCTGGTCGTACAAGATGCCGGTTCCGCCAGTACCGACAGGGCTGACGCCCACGGTGGGCCTGTCCTACAACTCGGGAGAGATCGACGGGCGTACCGCGAACACCAACAACCAGGCTTCTTGGGCCGGTGACGGCTTCAGCATCGCGCCCGGCTTCGTCGAGCGGTCCTACAAACCGTGCGGTGACGACGGGGTGAAGACCGACGGAGTCGAGCCGGGGGACATGTGCTGGGCGTATGACAACGCCACCATCAGCTTCGACGGGCACTCCGGCGAACTGATCCCGATCAACGACGAAGAATGGCGGATCAAGGGCGACGACAACACCCGGGTCTTCCACTGGCGCCAGGACGACCGCGGCAATGGTGACAACGACGGCGAGTACTTCCGCGCCACCACCTCTGACGGCACCCGCTACTACTTCGGCTACAACCGGCTGACCAACTGGACTGCGGGCAAGCCGGAGACCAAGTCGGTGGAGAGCGTGCCGGTCTTCGGCAACAACAGCGGCGAGCCGTGCAACAAGGCGACATTCGCGGAATCATGGTGCCAGCAGGGCCGGCGCTGGAACCTCGACCTGGTCATCGACGCCAACGGCAACGACATGACCTACTGGTACAAGCAGGAGGCCAACACCTACGGCCGCAACCTCAAGGAGACCGACGGCACCCCTTATGTCCGCGCCTCGGTCCTGGACCACATCGAGTACGGCCAGCAGCTCAAGGACCTCTACTCCGACACCGTCAAGCCGATGGCCCGGGTGGACTTCACCACCGCCGAACGCTGCCTGGAGACCAACACCGCACTGTGCGACCCGGCGAAGATCGACACCAACCGGCAGTACTGGTACGACACCCCCTGGGACCAGAACTGCAACAGCGGAACCAAGTGCGACAAGGGGCGCCTGTCGCCCACGTTCTGGGGCCGCACCCGTCTGGCCAACGTCACCACCAAGACCCTGCAGACCGACAGCAGCTACAAGCCGACCGACTCCTGGGACCTGCACCACAAGTGGGGCACCGCCGACTTCGACTACCAGCTCCTGCTCGACTCCATCCAGCACACCGGACTCGCCGGAGCCACCCCCGTCAAGCTGCCCCCGACGACACTCTCCTACAGCGCGCAGATCGGACGCCTGGACAAGAGCGGTGACGGCCGACCGGGCTTCTACAAGCAGCGGCTGCGCACCGTGCTCGACGAGTCGGGCGGCCAACTGGACGTGAACTACTCGCAGGCGGCCTGTTCCTGGGACAGCCTGCCCAGCCCGCAGTCCAACACCTCACGCTGCTACCCGCAGATGTACCAGGCCGGCTACACGGATCCAGTAACCACAGAGTGGTTCAACAAGTACGTCGTGGACTCGGTCATCTCCTCCGACCGCACCGGCGGCGCTGTCAGCACCCAGACCAACTACACCTACTTCGACGGCGGTGCATGGGCGTTCGACGACACCGAGGGCATCACCAAGGAGAAGCTCAAGACCTGGTCGCAGTGGCGCGGCTACGGCAAGGTCCGCGTGCAGACCGGCAGCAGCCAGGCCATGTCCACCCAGGCCGACCACTACTTCCTGCGCGGCATGGACGGTGACCGAACCGATCCCACCGACAAGACCAAGACTCGCAGCGTCACCGTCTCGGACGGTGAGGGCTCCAAGCTCACCGACGACGAGGCGTGGGCCGGGTTCGAATACCGCAGTGAGACGTTCGACAAGCCGGGCGGGAAGACCCTGTCCAAATCGGTGAACAAGCCGTGGAAGAAGGAGACAGCAAAGCGGGTCCGCAGTTGGGGCACCTCCACCGCCAACCTCACCGGTACCAGCCAGACCCGTAGCTTCACCTACTTGACTACTGACGACAAGTGGCGCGAAACCCGCGGCAACACCACCTTCGACGACCTCGGTCGGCCTGTCGCAGTCGAGGACTTGGGCGATCCCTCGGTCGCGGCCGACGACAAGTGCACCCGCACCACCTACGCCGACGACGGATGGATCCGGACCGCCGCGATCCACACCGAAACCATCGCGGCCGACTGCGCTGCGACCCCAGACAGAGACACCCACGGTGACGGCACCTCAGTAATCCTGGCCGACACCCGCACCCGCTACGACGGCCAGGCATACGGCGCCGCGCCCACCAGGGGCCTGGTCACCATGACCGAGACCCTCAAGTCCCGCAGCGGCAACACCGCCACCTACGTCGACAAGACCACCAGCTACGACGCCTACGGGCGGCCCTTGACCGTCACCGCGCTGGCCTCCACCAGCGTCTTCGACCCCAACGACACTGCCAAGGCACCCGCCACCACCCCCGCAACTGCCCCTCCCACTACAACGACCGTCTATACCCCGGCGACAGGCCGGCCCACCAAGGTGGCGGTCACCAGCCCGCCCGCCACCGCCGGCAACGCAGCCACATCCCAGACCAGCACGTCCTACCTCGATCTGCTGCGCGGCCTTCCCTACATCAGCACCGACGCCAACAACCTGCGCACGGACACTGAATACGACGCGCTCGGACGCCCGCTGAAGGTGTGGAAACCCAACCGCTCCAAGCTGAACAACCAGTCGCCGAACCTGCAATTCCGCTACACCGACGCCGAGAACACGATTCAGTCCGTCGCCACTCTCACGCTGAACAACGACGGTTCATCCGACACCAGCTACACCCTGTACGACGGCCTCGGCCGCGTCCGCCAGACCCAGGCCCCCGGCCCCGACGGCGGCCGCATCCTGACCGACACGTTCTACGACGAACGCGGCCAGGTCCGCCTCGCCTACGCCCCCTACCACAACACCGCCGCCCCCAGCGGCACCCTCTTCACCGTGGTAGACGCCGACGGCATCGAGACCCAGACCGCCACCGAATACGACGGCCTGGGGCGGCCCGTCAAGTCCACCCTGCTCTCCGGCAACGGCACGGGTATCCCGCTGGCCACGACCACCACGGTCTATGGCGGCGACCGCGTCACCGTCACCCCCCCCAAGGGTGCCACCCCCACTACCACCCTCAGCGACGCCCAGGGGCGCACGACCGAGCTGCGTCAGTACCAGGCCACCAACCCGGCCGGTCCCACCGGCCCGTACGACAGCACCACCTACCGCTACGACGTGGCCGGGCACATGACCGGGCTGACCGGCCCGCAGGGCGCCCAATGGTCCTGGACCTACGACCAGCTCGGCCGCCAGACCAAGGCAATGGACCCGGACAGCGGCACCACCAGCAAGACCTACAACGACCGAGGCGAACTCGCCACGACCACCGACGGCCGCGGCAAGACCATCGCCAACGTCTACGACAACCTCTCCCGGCTCCTGGAGACACACGAGGGCACGGCCAACGGTCCGCTGCTGACTTCCCAGACCTGGGACAAGATCAAGGGACAACTGGCCACCTCCACCCGCCACGTCAACATCGGCGGCACGGTCTACCCGTACACGACAACCTTCAACACCTACGACCCGCTGTACCGACCCACCAAGACCACCCTCACCGTCCCTTCCATCCCGGGCCAAGAGGCCCTGGCCGGTGACTACTCCACCAGCACCTCCTACAACCCGGACGGCACCGTCCAGGCCACGTCGTACCCGGCTGCGGGCAGTCTGCCCGCCGAGGTGGTCGCCTTCACGTACAACAAGCTCCACCAGACCACCGCCGCCAGAAGCAACCTGTCCACCTACCTCGCGGACCAGATCTACACCCTCACCGGCAAGCCCTACCGCTCCACCCTCAATGCCGGCGGCGTGAACACCACCATCACCAACGGCTACGAACAAGGCACCCAGCGCCTCTCGGTCAGCCGCACCGACACCGAGAACACCGCCGTACCCGCCCGCGCCAACGCCTACAAGTACGACGAGGCCGGGAACGTCACCGAACTGAGCGACGTCTCCCGCACCGGCACGGACCGCCAGTGCTTCCAGTACGACTACCTCGCCCGCCTCACCGAGGCTTTCACCCCCACCGACCCGTCCTGCCCCACCACCCCGGACGGCAGCAAGCTCGGCGGACCCGCCCCCTACTGGTCCAGCTACACCTACAACACCGACGGCACCCGCAAGACCGAAACCCAGCACAACACCACGGGTGACACGTCCAAGGATCAGACCCGCACCTACACCTACCCCACCGCAGGCGCGGCCCACCCGCACTCCCTGCTGTCCGCCAGCACCGCAACCGGCGCCACCGACCCGGTCACCGACTCCTACGACTACGACCAGGCCGGCAACACCACTCGCCGCACCCTCAACCCCAACGCTGCTCTCTCCAGCAACCAGGCCATGGCCTGGGACACCGAAGGCCACCTGGCCAGCGTCACCGACACCGTCCAGACCAAAACGGGCACCTCGACGGTGACCACGAAGAAGACCACCGACTACGTCTACGACCCCAGCGGCAACCGCCTCACGGGCCACACACTCGACACCGCCAACCCCGCCGACGAGAACACCACCCTCTATCTCGGCGCAACCGAACTGAATCTCGCCAAGGGCGCGGCCAAGCCGACGGCCACCCGCTACTACCCGCTCGGCGCGGCCACCGCCGTCCGCACGAACGACAACAAGGTCACCTTCCAGGCCACCGACCACCATGGCACCGCCGACATCAGCATCAACGCCACCGACGGCACCGCCACCCAGCGCCGCACCACCCCCTTCGGTGAGGACCGCGGCACCCCGCCCGCCACCTGGGCCGGTACCAAGGGCTTCGTCGGCGGAACCATGGACACCCAGACCGGACTCACTCACCTGGGCGCCCGCGAATACGACCCGTCACTGGGCCGTTTCCTCAGCGTCGATCCGGTCCTTGCAGCTGACGACCCGCAGTCGCTCGACGGCTACGCCTACAGCAACAACAACCCGGCGACCCTGAGCGATCCGAGCGGGCTCAGGCCGGAGGGAGGCTGCGGTGGGGCCTCGTCGTTCTGCGAGACCATCGACGGCAAGGTCCACATCGAGTCCTGGTCGAAGGACGACGACGCCTGGACCCTCGACGACCACAAGACCAAAAAGACGTGGCTCCCCGGCGGAGTCACCGTCTCCGACGTCAAGAACTACCCGAAGCTCCACCGCAAGATCATGAAGAATCTCGCGAAATACGACGGCGAGGGCTACCGCTGGGGCCGCGACCGCGTCGAGGACTACCACCAGTACGTGGCCGCAGCCGTGAACGCCTGCTGGGACATCGACGAATGCCACGACAGCGACACCTATGATGAGCTCTTCAAGGAACTCCGCAACTGGGAACTCGACAACATCCCCGTCTTCGGCGCCGGAGGCGGCGACTCCTTCCTCGGCCGCCCCACCGCATCAGGCGGTTCGAAGATCGCCGGAAGCATAAGGGCTGGCCGGGCTTCCGCAGCCGGCGAGATGGAGAGGAACGTTGTCAGCATCAAGGGATGCTTCAACAGCTTCCCTGCCGCAACCAAAGTCCTCCTAGCCGACGGGTCAACAAAGGCCATCGACCAACTCCAGGTCGGAGACGAAGTTGCCGCGACCGACCCGGAAACCGGGGAATCAGGAGCCCACAAGGTCGATGCCACCATCGTCACACCGGACGACACCGACTTCACGACCTTGACCGTCACAAGCAACGCCGCCTCCAGCAGCAGGATCACAGCAACGGACCACCACCCCTTCTGGGCGCCAAGCACCCACACCTGGATCAACGCTGGCGACCTGAAGCCCGGCATGACCGTCCGCTCCTCGAAGGGTGACCAACTGCAGGTCACCGGAGTCAAGCACTTCACCAAGCTGCAATCTGCCTACAACCTCACCGTCCGCAACCTCCACACGTACTATGTACTAGCCGGGACCACGCCCGTACTCGTTCACAACACCGGTCCGGGATGCGATCTTAATATTTCACCGCGTTACGTGAAGACGGGTGATCTCGGAAGGTACACTGAGGGTCAGAAAACTCGGGACCCGGCGTCGCAGTGGTATCACGAATACCTGAGCAACGATGAACTCCTGGATGGAGTCAATAAAGCCAAGCCGGGAGAAGGGATTTTCGTCTCGCGCGACGGGTCGATTCTTGGCGGTCATCACCGCTGGGATGAAATTCAAACAAGGGTCAAAGATGGACGCATCGACCCGAACGAGCAAATCCGTATTGACGTCCTCGGTGGGGAGTAG
- a CDS encoding LamG domain-containing protein: MADSAVPGDWSASSSADPGQQETAESLAVAEARHSGKDVNVASLQSETSDVVAKPDGRLAATIHTKPVRTRRDGAWRAIDTSLRTTSGGAVVPSATLVDLEFSGGGSQPLVRMLSAGKELKLAWPKALPTPVINGSTAEYHSILPDVDLRMTATESGFTQLIVVKTPQAAKNPELDQLKLGMSSADLMVRKETDGSLSMVDKAGGGTVFQAPRPMMFDSSPGLTDGSGMPATSTARLKTLAASKGAGLAVEAPVDPSAHAAPVEVAVPADQKSLVLTPDQKLLDAPGTVFPVMIDPDVRAPRAVGWAGISRYWSDTSFWKFSGDFGMGYCGDEGRCVPADVKRVLYAIPVRGQAFVGKHIQDAKFRAWNSHSWSCTAQPVDLFLTGRINSSSTWNNSSSMGSSSFWNKYLATRNDARGFDGCGAGYTEFEPAGLRDAVQAVADRNAVDLTLGLKAGSESASAYGQWKRFTDDGYLQVFYNLPPRQPAMKDLSSQPGGVCSSTSTPITKAPQLYARVSDPDQDSIGVQFALVWTNGSWYSTGGANTPPASSTFRASGSTFSLLLPSSVVPQNKAVGWAVRAWDGAEWGPWSWDGAPTGCYFTIDTSKPAGPVTTSLDFPGSHDGQAPLAWTDGVGRYGTFTFTTTSKDAVAYQWGMDQQPTAAREVATSGGAARSVRMLMPSEGPHILTARAKDAAGNAGETTTYYFNVRRGQAPRAGWAMNDTAGSAGLASGPAANFPATVTGGTLGAAGHTGTAVAVTGETAPDGTPKNYLSTQSAVVETDQSFTLSAWVNTADPSLQFQSALSQSSVHQAAVTLGLSAGKWTIKAPTADHATDYSWYTASSDVAPVANQWTHLAGVYNAPAKTLTLYVNGNPSTPTQGVSLWSARGAMDFGRLRWRDTYTDPWKGSLDDIRVYDRALSLAETTDLAAYRQVTSGTGAKAVWSLDESGTTANGTSETSDLTVTGAVQRGIQDGIEDKAARFGADAYATTTRPQVDGTRSFSVSAWVRRPALAAGDSTAKVAISQPGVHQPEFSLYYSPSYKKWIFGRSTEDSTADTLVRAVQPACTGAVNGLPCFGETSNEWTHLVGVSDAVTHKIRLYINGYLVDESDYAQATPWATTKPLMIAGLSREGTPAEFLGGDIDDVRVFDRIVTEDEARTMVQQRPQLAARWRFDAATTATPPVSAEDRGRFPASLYGGATISKPDEARVGTGTLTLNGSTGFAQTSTVPLDTGQSFTLAGWAQSAAPPNRDMTVLSLGGDKNPAVTVRWKFLRTSDDPVSPGNIGEWQVETVDNAGKHAVAMHTFASSQDIGSFWNHFAVTYDAFSNELALYVNGQRENEICPDADTGCTPHISFTSAEQPLKATQELRLGRNPATVANADWFSGQIDDIWAYQGVLSPAGIAQLAQGDELDITTGPAS, encoded by the coding sequence GTGGCGGATTCCGCGGTTCCGGGTGACTGGTCGGCGTCGAGCAGTGCCGATCCGGGACAGCAGGAGACCGCGGAGTCGCTGGCGGTGGCCGAGGCCCGGCACAGTGGCAAGGACGTGAATGTTGCCTCGCTGCAGAGTGAGACGAGCGACGTGGTGGCCAAGCCGGACGGTCGGCTCGCCGCGACGATCCACACCAAGCCGGTCCGCACCCGCAGGGACGGGGCCTGGCGCGCCATCGACACTTCCCTGCGCACCACGAGCGGCGGCGCGGTGGTGCCGTCGGCGACGCTCGTGGACCTGGAGTTCTCCGGTGGCGGTTCGCAGCCGCTGGTACGGATGCTGAGCGCGGGTAAAGAGCTGAAGCTCGCCTGGCCCAAGGCGCTGCCGACGCCGGTGATCAATGGGAGCACGGCCGAGTACCACTCGATCCTCCCGGACGTGGACCTGCGGATGACCGCCACCGAATCGGGGTTCACGCAGCTGATCGTGGTGAAGACGCCGCAGGCGGCGAAGAACCCCGAGCTGGACCAGCTGAAGCTGGGGATGTCCAGCGCGGACCTGATGGTGCGCAAGGAGACGGACGGCTCGCTGTCGATGGTCGACAAGGCGGGCGGCGGCACGGTGTTCCAGGCCCCGAGGCCGATGATGTTCGATTCCTCGCCCGGCCTGACCGACGGCTCCGGCATGCCTGCAACCTCGACTGCGCGGCTGAAGACGCTTGCCGCGTCGAAGGGAGCCGGGCTCGCGGTGGAGGCACCGGTGGATCCTTCGGCTCATGCGGCACCGGTGGAGGTGGCGGTACCTGCGGATCAGAAGTCGCTGGTGTTGACGCCGGACCAGAAGCTGCTCGATGCGCCGGGCACGGTGTTCCCGGTGATGATCGACCCCGACGTGCGAGCACCTCGAGCAGTGGGTTGGGCGGGAATCTCCCGGTACTGGTCGGATACGTCGTTCTGGAAGTTTTCCGGGGACTTCGGCATGGGGTACTGCGGAGACGAGGGCCGGTGCGTGCCGGCCGATGTGAAGCGGGTGCTGTACGCGATTCCGGTGCGGGGCCAGGCTTTCGTCGGCAAGCACATTCAGGATGCCAAGTTCCGGGCGTGGAACTCGCACTCCTGGAGTTGCACTGCCCAGCCGGTGGACCTGTTCCTCACCGGGCGCATCAACTCCAGCAGCACGTGGAACAACTCCAGCTCGATGGGGTCCTCGTCGTTCTGGAACAAGTACCTGGCGACGCGTAACGACGCACGAGGCTTCGACGGCTGTGGGGCCGGATACACGGAGTTCGAGCCGGCGGGTCTGCGTGATGCGGTCCAGGCAGTTGCCGACCGCAACGCGGTCGACCTGACACTGGGTCTGAAGGCCGGAAGTGAGAGCGCGTCGGCATACGGGCAGTGGAAGCGGTTCACCGACGACGGATACCTGCAGGTGTTCTACAACCTGCCGCCCCGCCAGCCCGCGATGAAAGACCTCTCGTCCCAGCCCGGCGGTGTCTGCTCCTCTACTTCGACACCGATCACGAAGGCCCCGCAGCTGTATGCGCGGGTGTCGGATCCGGACCAGGACAGCATCGGTGTGCAGTTCGCGCTCGTCTGGACCAACGGTTCTTGGTATTCGACCGGGGGTGCGAACACCCCGCCCGCGTCCAGTACGTTCAGAGCCTCCGGTTCAACCTTCTCTCTCCTGCTGCCGTCTTCCGTCGTACCGCAGAACAAGGCGGTGGGCTGGGCGGTGCGGGCCTGGGACGGTGCGGAGTGGGGGCCGTGGAGCTGGGACGGCGCCCCCACCGGCTGCTACTTCACCATCGACACCAGCAAACCCGCGGGGCCGGTGACCACTTCGCTCGACTTCCCCGGGTCGCACGATGGGCAGGCACCACTGGCATGGACGGACGGAGTGGGCCGCTACGGCACCTTCACCTTCACCACCACCTCCAAGGATGCGGTGGCCTACCAGTGGGGGATGGACCAGCAGCCGACGGCCGCCCGTGAGGTGGCCACCAGCGGGGGAGCCGCGCGTTCGGTGCGGATGCTGATGCCGAGCGAGGGCCCGCATATCCTCACGGCCCGCGCCAAGGACGCGGCGGGAAACGCGGGTGAGACCACCACGTACTACTTCAACGTGCGGCGCGGGCAGGCCCCGCGGGCCGGGTGGGCGATGAACGACACCGCCGGCAGCGCAGGCTTGGCATCAGGCCCGGCCGCGAACTTCCCCGCCACCGTCACCGGAGGCACCCTGGGCGCGGCCGGGCACACCGGTACGGCAGTGGCTGTGACGGGCGAGACGGCGCCGGACGGGACGCCGAAGAACTACCTCTCCACGCAGAGCGCGGTCGTGGAGACGGACCAGAGCTTCACCCTCTCTGCCTGGGTGAACACCGCTGACCCTTCACTGCAGTTCCAGTCGGCGCTGAGCCAGAGCAGTGTGCACCAAGCCGCCGTCACACTGGGCCTGAGCGCCGGGAAGTGGACCATCAAGGCGCCCACGGCGGACCACGCCACCGACTACAGCTGGTACACCGCCTCCTCCGACGTGGCGCCGGTGGCCAACCAATGGACGCACCTGGCCGGGGTGTACAACGCACCCGCCAAGACCCTGACCCTGTACGTGAACGGAAACCCGTCCACACCCACGCAGGGGGTCAGCCTGTGGTCGGCGCGCGGAGCGATGGACTTCGGACGTCTGCGCTGGCGCGACACCTACACTGACCCGTGGAAGGGATCGCTGGACGACATCCGGGTCTACGACCGCGCGCTGAGCCTCGCGGAGACAACGGACCTGGCGGCCTACCGCCAGGTCACCAGCGGGACGGGCGCCAAGGCGGTGTGGTCGCTGGACGAGAGCGGCACGACCGCGAACGGCACCTCCGAGACCAGTGACCTGACGGTCACCGGTGCGGTGCAGCGGGGCATCCAGGACGGCATCGAGGACAAGGCAGCTCGGTTCGGGGCAGACGCATATGCCACCACCACCCGCCCGCAGGTGGACGGCACCCGTAGCTTCTCCGTCTCGGCCTGGGTACGCCGCCCTGCGCTGGCCGCCGGCGACTCCACCGCCAAGGTGGCGATCAGCCAGCCCGGTGTCCACCAGCCCGAGTTTTCCCTGTACTACTCGCCCTCCTACAAGAAGTGGATCTTCGGCCGGTCCACGGAGGACTCCACCGCCGACACCCTGGTGCGTGCGGTCCAGCCCGCCTGCACCGGCGCGGTGAACGGGCTGCCGTGCTTCGGCGAGACGAGCAACGAGTGGACGCACCTGGTGGGCGTCTCGGACGCGGTCACCCACAAGATCCGCCTCTACATCAACGGCTATCTGGTCGACGAGAGCGACTACGCCCAGGCCACGCCGTGGGCGACGACGAAGCCACTCATGATCGCGGGGCTGAGCCGGGAGGGAACGCCCGCGGAATTCCTCGGCGGTGACATCGACGACGTGCGTGTCTTCGACCGGATCGTCACCGAGGACGAGGCCAGGACAATGGTCCAGCAGCGTCCCCAGCTGGCAGCCCGGTGGAGGTTCGATGCCGCAACCACCGCCACCCCGCCTGTCTCGGCGGAGGACCGCGGGCGGTTCCCCGCATCCCTGTACGGCGGCGCGACGATATCGAAGCCTGACGAGGCCCGAGTCGGCACCGGCACACTGACGCTGAACGGGAGCACCGGATTCGCACAGACCAGCACGGTGCCGCTGGACACCGGACAGAGCTTCACCCTCGCCGGGTGGGCGCAGTCGGCCGCGCCACCGAACCGCGACATGACGGTCCTCTCCCTGGGAGGCGACAAGAACCCCGCAGTCACGGTGCGCTGGAAGTTCCTGCGCACCAGCGACGATCCGGTCAGCCCCGGCAACATCGGGGAGTGGCAGGTGGAAACGGTGGACAATGCCGGCAAGCACGCCGTGGCGATGCATACCTTTGCCAGTTCGCAGGACATCGGAAGCTTCTGGAACCACTTCGCGGTGACCTATGACGCCTTCTCCAACGAGTTGGCGCTGTATGTGAACGGGCAGCGGGAGAACGAAATCTGCCCCGACGCCGACACCGGCTGCACCCCGCATATCTCTTTCACCTCGGCGGAGCAGCCGCTGAAGGCCACCCAGGAGCTGCGGTTGGGCCGCAACCCGGCCACTGTCGCCAACGCGGACTGGTTCTCCGGCCAGATCGACGATATCTGGGCCTACCAGGGCGTCCTCAGCCCCGCCGGCATCGCACAGCTGGCACAGGGCGACGAGCTCGACATCACCACCGGCCCCGCCAGCTAG